In one Gopherus evgoodei ecotype Sinaloan lineage chromosome 1, rGopEvg1_v1.p, whole genome shotgun sequence genomic region, the following are encoded:
- the TMEM60 gene encoding transmembrane protein 60 has translation MRMSLAQRVLLTWLFTLLFLIMLVLKLDEKAPWNWFLIFIPVWIFDTILLVMLIVKMAGRCKSGYDPRNGSQNIKKKAWYLIAMLLKLAFCLALCAKLQQFTEMKLVYIFIPLWALLVGGMIELGYNIFYVRRD, from the coding sequence ATGAGAATGTCCCTGGCGCAGAGAGTGCTGCTCACATGGCTTTTCACATTACTCTTCCTGATCATGTTGGTGTTAAAATTGGATGAGAAAGCACCATGGAACTGGTTTCTTATCTTTATTCCAGTTTGGATATTTGATACTATCCTGCTCGTTATGCTAATTGTAAAAATGGCTGGGCGATGCAAGTCTGGTTATGACCCTCGCAATGGTTctcaaaatataaagaaaaaagcCTGGTACCTCATCGCAATGCTGCTTAAATTAGCTTTCTGTCTTGCCCTCTGCGCTAAACTGCAACAATTTACTGAAATGAAACTAGTGTATATCTTTATCCCCTTATGGGCCTTACTCGTGGGGGGAATGATTGAACTTGGATATAACATCTTCTATGTACGAAGAGACTAA